ggcggggtggggggatgcgGAAAGGGTCAGCCAGAGCAGCCTGGGTTCCTGAGGCCTCCCCTGCCTGGGCCTCAGCCTTGCTGGTGGCTGAGTAGTTGGGTGCCCGGGGGTCACAGGGTGGAGGAGGGAGCGGGGAGGGGTTAATTACCACCCTGGCTACCCTGTCTATTAGGGGAAGGAGTATAATTTGGGGGTGGGAATAAGGTCCCCAGGCTGGAGGTGTGTCCCCCAGGCTGGGCCTCTCTAGCGTCAAAGGGTTAATAGCCCCTGCCCAGAAGCCTCATTAACCAGGGTGGGTCTGGGGAGTGTGCTGGGAGGGGAGCCCCCAGACTGTCCAGGTCGCAGAGCctggggaaaagcaggcttcctcccttctccacaGATGAGTCCTTTCAGCCGGTCACCTGCCCAGGCCCTCTGGGGACATATGACTCTTCTCCCCCAGCCATGACCCCAGCAGGGACCTTAGCAGAGGCTGATCCCCATGCAGAGAACGCGGAGCCCACCTACCCGTCCATTCCCCTGCTTTGtttccctctgactttcccccaACTGTTGTCCATCCAAGCAGCTGTCCATCTGTCCTGCCAccgccctccctcctccccccccttctctccaccctccacccacccacccgtCTGTCCACTCACCACCGAGTCAGGCCGGCGTCACCCCCTCCCTTTTCTGTGTGGCTGGACGGGGCAGGTGTGGCTCTTCTAGGTGGGACAGGGGACTGTCCTTGGCAAGCAAGCAATACTCCTGTGTGACCACAGCACAGGACAGGCTCCCAGGAGGTCAGTgttgcttcctggaggagggggccgGGCGTGGGCCCCAGCAGGGACTGGAAAACTGATGGAGCCCCTGGCACACTTCCCAGGTGACCAGGAGGTCAGGGGGGTGAGTGTGCCTGTCCGCAGCACAGCTGGAGGGGCAAGAGGCTGTGGGAGAGGTCCAACCGGAGACCCATGAGCCATCTGACCCAGCCAGGCGACCACTGTCCCTGTCCCCAGGCACCCCGCGCGGTCACTACCACGCCCTGCAGGCCGGCTTCAGTTCCCGCTCCCAGGGCCTCAGTGGGGACAGCACCTCTGTGAGTGACACTCTCTCCATCCCCTGGAGAGGCTcgtgggggaggctggggggaaGCTGGAAGCTCCAGGGTTAGGGAGAGGGACGCGGGTTAGCCCCCGACACCCCCTCACtgctctcctccctgccctgcagacCTTCCGGCCCATTGCCAAGCCCTCCTACAGCCCTGCCTCCTGGTCTTCTCGCTCAGCCGTGGACCTGAGCTCTAGTCGGAGGCTGAGCTCTGCCCACAATGGGGGCAGCACCTTCGCGCTTGCAGGGTATGGGGGAGCCCAGCCCGCCGCACCGGTGCCTGCCCGGCCCCTGTCCTTCCACGAGCGGGCTGGGGTGGCGGGCCGTGTGGACTACGACACCTTGTCCCTGCGCTCGCTGAGGCTAGGGGCTGCGGGCCTGGATGACCGCTACAGTGTCGTGTCGGAGCAGCTGGAGCCCCCAGCAGCCTCCGCCTACAGGGCCTTCGCCTACGAGCGCCAGGCCAGCTCTGGCCGGGTGGGAGGCCTGGACTGGCCAGAGGCCTCCGAGGGGCCGCCCAGCCGGACCATTCGAGCTCCGGCCATGCGGACCCTGCAGCGATTCCAGAGCAGCCACCGCGGCCGCCTCGGGGCGGGGCCGGCACCGGGGGGTGGCCTGGAGCCCATGGCCCGAGCGCCGTCTGTGCGcagcctcagcctgagcctggccGACGCCAGCCACCTGCCGGACGTGCGCGGGCTGGACGGCTACGGCGGCCGCCGCACGCTGCAGAGGCTCAGCAGCGGGTGAGCGGGGAACGGCGGCGGGGTCTGCCAGGGGGAGGGTGCTCCTGCGGCGCCCCTGGCGCGTCCCCGGGGTCACGCTGACCCCGACCCCTGTCCTTGCAGCTTTGACGACATCGACCTGCCCTCCGCCGTCAAGTACCTCATGGCCTCGGACCCCAACCTGCAGGTGCTGGGAGCCGCCTACATCCAGCACAAGTGCTACAGCGACGCGGCGGCCAAGAAGCAGGTGAGCGGCCGCGGTCCGCGAGCGCCCCGGCCGGGGCCCCTTCTCGCTGCCTCCGCGCCCACGGGCGACCGCGGCCCGCAGAGCCGCCCCTGCAGCGAAGGGGGAGGCGCGGGCGATCCGCACACCTCCGCCCGGCCCTGCGTGGTTGTGCGCGCACATCTGTGCGCACCCGCGCGCCGCCCGCACAGCCGCACGCGTGCACGCGCAGCGAGCCACGCGCACCCGTGTGCTGACACCCGCCTGCCCGTGCGCAGGCCCGCAGCCTTCAGGCGGTGCCCAGGCTGGTGAAGCTGTTCAACCACGCCAACCAGGAGGTGCAGCGCCACGCCACAGGCGCCATGCGCAACCTCATCTACGACAACGCCGACAACAAGCTGGCGCTGGTGGAGGAGAACGGCATCTTCGAGCTGCTGCGCACGCTGCGGGAGCAAGACGACGAGCTGCGCAAGAACGTCACAGGTGTCCCCGCGCCGCCTCCCCTGcctgctgtccctctgcctgtcccctccaCTCCCCCCGGCCCCATGGCTGTCCTGGTGCACACCTCTGCGGTTGGCCTCCAAACCCCTGGTCCCTGAGCATTGTCCTGTCCTCTGTGTCCCGCCCTGAGACCTGGAGCTCACACACAGGCCCTCTAGCGCAGCTCTTGGGTGAGGCCCCAGATGCCTCCCTGGCGGGCAGGAGGGAACCCGCAGGCTGTCGCTGACCACAGCCACGGCCCCACCTGCCCCAGGGATCCTGTGGAACCTGTCCTCCAGTGACCATCTGAAGGACCGGCTGGCCCGAGACACACTGGAGCAGCTCACGGACCTGGTGCTGAGCCCCCTATCAGGGGCCGGGGGACCACCCCTCATCCAACAGAACGCCTCCGAGGCTGAAATCTTCTATAACGCCACGGGGTTCCTCAGGTGTGCGGGAAGGGGGCAGTCAGCTGGGAGAGGCCAAGAGGGTGGGCATGGGGAGAGAGCTGAGTGCCTgtaagggggcaggggaggcctgGAGAAGGGGCCTTTGACTCTGAGGGCCAGTGGCAAGGCGGATGGGAGGGGGGCTGGCGGGCGAGGCACTGGCGCCCATGCAGAAGCGAGACCAGAAGCTGGATATGGCTGAGATGTCCAATGTCCCAGGCCCTGGGGGTGGCAGGCTCAGATTTCATCAAATCGGGGACTTCATCAGACACTCATAACCCCCATCTGGACGCTTGGAGGGCCGAATGGATGCTAAGCAGCGGGGCTCAGcttgggggaaggaggtgggCTGGGGCTCAGGGGCTCCCCCCTGGGGTTTGGTTCCCACTGGGGATCTGGGATCTGCCTCCGCCCACAGGAACCTCAGCTCAGCGTCCCAGGCCACTCGCCAGAAGATGCGTGAATGCCACGGGCTGGTGGATGCCCTGGTCACCTACACCAACCACGCCCTGGACGTGGGCAAGTGCGAGGACAAGGTGAGAGGCGGCCATCACCTCGGGGCCCTGGGGGTTTCTAGCCCATTCTGACCACGGCTGCCATCTGCAGAGCGTGGAGAACGCCGTGTGCGTGCTGAGGAACCTGTCCTACCGCCTGTATGACGAGATGCCGCCGTCCGCCCTGCAGCGGCTCGAGGGCCGGGGCCGTAGGGACACGGCTGGGGCACCACCCGGCGAGGTGGTGGGCTGCTTCACACCCCAGAGCCGGCGGCTCCGAGAGGTGGGCGCGGGCCTGGGCAGCCGGGGTGGAGGGTCCTGGCCTGAGCCCGGCTaaccctccccgcctccctccaGCTGCCCCTCACGGCCGACGCGCTCACCTTCGCCGAGGTGTCCAAGGACCCCAAGGGTCTTGAGTGGCTGTGGAGCCCCCAGATCGTGGGGCTGTACAATCGGCTGCTGCAGCGCTGTGAGCTCAACCCGCACACGACCGAGGCGGCCGCCGGGGCCTTGCAGAACATCACGGCGGGCGACCGTAGGGTGAGGCCCCGGGCCCAGCCTCTCACAGGGGACGCGCAGAGGGTACAAGGGCACACAGGGGAGGGCTGGCGTATATTCTGTTGGGGTGGGACGGCAGAGGAACGCAAACCTGCGGAGGAGCCGACATCGGAGGGACCGGCCGGACATGCTGCAGAGGGGCCCCTGAGGGGTAGCAAGGGGTGTGAGGCCAGCATCCCCGGCCGGGCAGGCTCCGGAGGTCCCTGAGGATTTAAGGAGAGGTTTGAGCCTAGGAGGGGCCGACCCAAGGCACAGTTGGTGAGGCTCCTGGCTGGGGTTGAAGGCAGAAACAGGAAGACCTCTCAGGAGAGACACAGTGCGGGGCCGGTCCCACCTCAGAGTCTCCCAGGTCGGCTGGGGACAGAGAAGAACCAACCTGGGGTGCAGGCCACGGGGCTGGGGCTCCGCCCGCTCtcaccagctcccctcccccccccccccgcagtggGCGGGCGTGCTGAGCCGCCTGGCCCTGGAGCAGGAGCGTATCCTGAACCCGCTGCTGGACCGGGTTCGGACCGCTGACCACCACCAGCTGCGCTCGCTGACTGGCCTCATTCGAAACCTGTCTCGGAACGCCAGAAACAAGGATGAGATGTGTGAGTCGGGCCATCCCGAAGCCTGGGTTCCGTCCTCACCCTGCCTCGCTGGGCTCACACCCGGATTTTCTCTTCCGCTCTCCACTTGGGCTAGCCTCTGGCAGCTGGAGCTGGGGGCATGGACAGGGCTGGGCGGACCGGAGGTGCTCAGGTTGCTGGGAGTGGAGGTGGAGGCTGGCTTCCCATCTCCCCCTGACCTCCTGGCCTCCCGGCAGCCACCAAGGTGGTGAGTCACCTGATTGAGAAGCTTCCTGGCAGCGTGGGTGAGAAGTGTCCCCCAGCCGACGTGCTGGTCAACATCATCGCTGTGCTCAACAACCTGGTGGTGGCCAGTCCCATCGCCGCCCGAGACTTGCTCTACTTCGACGGGCTCCGGAAGCTGGTCTTCATCAAGAAGAAGCGGGACGGGtgagcccctccccagccccgcaCCCCTCCCCATGGCCCCCCGAGTCTCCCTGCTGACTCCTGCCGCCCCCCCAGCCCGGACAGTGAGAAGTCCTCTCGGGCAGCCTCCAGTCTCTTGGCCAACCTCTGGCAGCACCACAAGCTCCACCGAGACTTCCGGGCGGTATGTTCTGGTGACCTGGGGCAGGCAGGGTGTAGGACGGGGAGGCGGCAGGGTGGGAGGGTGTGGGGAcagtgggagggaggcagaccCGGGAACTCCCGCGGAGCCGGAGACTCAGGAAGAGGGAAACCTGAGATCAGAGACCAGAGACCCAGAGGGGGTCCAGGCCCAGACCAGGAAGGGTGGGGGCCTGGGGAGAGCAGGGCTCGGAAGGCAGGCACCCTAACTCTGGGCCCCCTCTCCACTGCAGAAGGGTTATCGAAAGGAGGACTTCCTGGGCCCATAGGtgaggccttcctggaggaggaggatgcGACGTGGCCCAGCCTCCAAGGGACAGGCTCTGCTCTGTGCTGCTCACTGGCCAGGCCACTGGAGAAGGCCGATGGCCTGGGGCCTCTCTCTGGAGCCCTGCGTGTGCCAGAAGGCTGATGGCCTGGGGCCTCTCGCTGGAGCTCTGTGTGAGCCCTTAAagggcctggggcaccagggAGGGGACGGGTGCTGGTGGCAGGGACTTGGCTTCTACAGGGCAGGGGGGAGGACAGGGCTTGAGGCTGCTCTGgtgcgtggggtgggggtggtgaccAGGTCACATGGGCAAAGGTGGAAACGGCCAGTGCTGGGAATAAACGTGGTCATGAACACAGCCCTGCGATTTTCTTCGGCCCAACCTGGGGGCCCGACCCAGGGATACAACCCAGTGTCCCCGGTCCTGAGGGAGCTCCCGCCCTGAGCACACCCAGAGGCTTCTCCAGGTCAGGAGGCCCAGGACGAGGAAGAGAGAGTGACCCTTGGGGAGAGCTGGCGAGAGTGGAGGGAACAGGGTAGACGGCAGAGTCAGCTCTGATGCCGGCTGAGGCCCAGACACAGCAGAGCTGGGGACCTTGTGCCGAGGAGTGAGCACTACTGGGAGAGCGGCGAGCTCTCCTGGCTCCGGTGCCACCTGCTGGGCTGTCCTCTTGTGGCACACGCACCCAACACCCTGCCTCGCTGGgccttggggctcctggctggggaCTGGCCTGCCCGACGGAGTCCTGGGATTCCCACATCACCAAACCAGGCCCACtctatttttataacaaaagacTTCTTCCTTAAAGCTCAgaacctgggggcgcctgggtggctcagtgggttaaagcctctgccttcggctcaggtcatgatctcagggtcctgggatcgagccccgcatcgggctctctgctcagcggggagcctgcttctccctgtccctctgcctgcctctctgcctacttgtgatgtctctctgtgtgaaataaattttaaaatcttaaaaggaaaaaaaaaaagctcagaacCTGAAGAATAAggggcctgccccctcccccagaacttGACTAGATCAGAATAGGGTAGTGGACAGTCATGCCCCCAAGCAGACAGACCGAAGAAGCTACTACAGGAGACGTTTCTGAGCTGCCTCAGGAGGGAGGATGACGGCAGGGACAGCCCAATCTGTGACAGAGCTGAGGAGCCGAGGGCCACTGACAAGGGAGACGGAAGTGAGGGGAGCCCCGCCCAGGGGCTGCAGACCCCCTTCCGAccccaggagaggagaggagaggagaggctgaGGCCCAGGCTGGATCTAAAAGGACTTTATTTTCTGGCACAAGGAGGCACACTGGGGCAGCTCCCTTGCCTGAGGGTCTCAGGGCTGGTAGTCCTGCTAAGAGGAGAAAGATCCCAGCCCACCCCGCACCCAGCGGTCCTTGGAGCACTTGCTGTTTGGGCCGGCGGGGGCTACACGTCATCCTCGGACACCAGGCAGTAGAAGTCCGTGCGGGCGCTGTAGTTGCGGGAGCCGAGGTCTGAGACGTCCACTTCGCTGCCCCGGCCCTCTCCCAGCGAGGCCCCACTGGCATGTGGTGGCGCTAACGGCTCCCCAAAGACGGGACCCCGGACACCTTGGAGGAAGGTACCATCAGGCCTCCCGCTGGGCTGCCCGCAGCCTGGCCCATGCATGGGGGTCCCTCCCTGCTCACCCTCTGCCACGGTGGCATTTGAGGTCCTGGACGTTCCCAGGCAGGCCCCAGGCCCAAGTGCCCCcagaaaagaggcagagggagtgtgcTGGGGGCTCAAACCCACTATGGCCTGCAGGGAGGACTCTTTCCGGCCAGACCCCTTTCTGGGCTCCTCAGCCCTGtggaccacccccaccccagcccaggccaAGCTTCTCCGGCTCAGGGGTGGGGCCAGGGGAGCCTACCCAGGTCTCCCTCGGGGTCGGGGTCCTGCTCCCGGACGCGGCCTTGTGCGATGAGCATGGGGTCTTTGTCGTCCTGCAGCCGCGTCTGGGGGTCTCCCTCCGCGGCTCTGTACCGCACCTTCCGCGGCAGCGCCAGCTGCAGCTCTTTCCAAAAGTCTGAAGACGGCGCCTGGGGGCCAGCACGGGGCCGTCAGCCTGGCCACCCCAGAGAGCACCCCTGGAAGGAGCGCTCGCGTCTCAAGGGAGGCCCCTCTTCTGGGCAGCAGGCCGCAGGGCCCTCCCCCACACGGTCCCGGTCCCAAACGCCCAGACCATACAGCGGCCCGCGGAGGGGCCCCCTCGGGAGCCCGGACCGCCCGGCCCTACGCCGGGCCCCTGCCCGCGCCCTCTCCTCACCACGGAGCCGGGCCTCCAGAGCAGCAGGGTCACCAGGTGGCGGTGCTGGCGCAGCAGGCGGAGCGCGGGGTGCGCGGGGTCGCGCCTCTGGCCCTCGAAGGTGATGAAGATGGGTCTGCGTGTGAGCTCCAGCAGCCGGCACAGGCCCTCCCTGCGGGGGCGGGGCCGTCAGGGGGGCCGCGGCCCGGGGCCCACCCAGCCCGGGGCGCGGGACCCACCGGAAGCTGTGGCTGCACCAGGCCCGGCCGAGGAAGGCGTCCGACAGCACCACGATGAGGCGCCGGCAGCGGCTCAGGTTCACCAGGAGGTCGGCGGAGGGCTCTGCGGGGAACCGGGCGTCGGCGGGGCCGGGGCGGTAGGGGTGGGGTCGGGGTCGGGGGtcccatgggggagggaggggcccgGGCTCGAGACGGGGCGGGGCctggacggggcggggggggcgggctCGGCCCCAgaaaggggcggggcggggccctgggagggaggggcccGGGCTCGAGACGGGGCGGGGCCTGGACGGGGGGCGGGCTCGGCCCCAgaaaggggcggggcggggccctgggagggaggggcccGGGCTCGAGACGGGGCGGGGCCTGGACGGGGGGCGGGCTCGGCCCCAGAAAGGGGCGCGGCggggccctgggagggaggggcccGGGCTCGAGACGGGGCGGGGCCTGGACGGGGGGCGGGCTCGGCCCCagagaggggcggggcggggcccgcGGTACCCGCGCGCGGCA
The genomic region above belongs to Neovison vison isolate M4711 chromosome 7, ASM_NN_V1, whole genome shotgun sequence and contains:
- the PKP3 gene encoding plakophilin-3; this encodes MQDGNFLLSALQPEAGVCSLALPSDLQLDRRGAEGPDAERLRAARVQEQVRARLLQLGQQARHSGAAEPEGATEAARGTPRGHYHALQAGFSSRSQGLSGDSTSTFRPIAKPSYSPASWSSRSAVDLSSSRRLSSAHNGGSTFALAGYGGAQPAAPVPARPLSFHERAGVAGRVDYDTLSLRSLRLGAAGLDDRYSVVSEQLEPPAASAYRAFAYERQASSGRVGGLDWPEASEGPPSRTIRAPAMRTLQRFQSSHRGRLGAGPAPGGGLEPMARAPSVRSLSLSLADASHLPDVRGLDGYGGRRTLQRLSSGFDDIDLPSAVKYLMASDPNLQVLGAAYIQHKCYSDAAAKKQARSLQAVPRLVKLFNHANQEVQRHATGAMRNLIYDNADNKLALVEENGIFELLRTLREQDDELRKNVTGILWNLSSSDHLKDRLARDTLEQLTDLVLSPLSGAGGPPLIQQNASEAEIFYNATGFLRNLSSASQATRQKMRECHGLVDALVTYTNHALDVGKCEDKSVENAVCVLRNLSYRLYDEMPPSALQRLEGRGRRDTAGAPPGEVVGCFTPQSRRLRELPLTADALTFAEVSKDPKGLEWLWSPQIVGLYNRLLQRCELNPHTTEAAAGALQNITAGDRRWAGVLSRLALEQERILNPLLDRVRTADHHQLRSLTGLIRNLSRNARNKDEMSTKVVSHLIEKLPGSVGEKCPPADVLVNIIAVLNNLVVASPIAARDLLYFDGLRKLVFIKKKRDGPDSEKSSRAASSLLANLWQHHKLHRDFRAKGYRKEDFLGP